From Anopheles darlingi chromosome 2, idAnoDarlMG_H_01, whole genome shotgun sequence, the proteins below share one genomic window:
- the LOC125951528 gene encoding zinc finger protein ush, with amino-acid sequence MVVYDYYRLPFDENHPAMHPKLLCLIRSQRVTRPQQTANGDDEDAADEQQQQQQQQQEGQQHTVADAENGSSTAQDAVVGNGDSGSSSSNSSSSSSSSSSSSNSTRSTPNNSNTVVNNNSSRCSSRSSASGCAGMNGTDAVSGSADRATLEEEEDQEEEGQMSPTPSLVATGGGGGGGDQEAHSARIPGRPASDGDRDEEERDLEEEEVGRRTPFNPTLREIKLEPNIDLTAPDVDPVAILGSDLSKSSITRDTTRPSTANSNASSDAATPSPTPIPMLRLNVALASDPATNPDAKDLKVNMNEVEAVAAEYAQQQQQQQQQQLALNMAIGPPPALQSALVAAAAAATASRKAATVAGAGGMKGPEVITGPLAMAPVELPPRLPMFVCGPCGIRFSSASTLEAHQTYYCSHRKETDEAGGAGGSGGGSNSGTASASTGGSGAGTGGGTKNAHPGGDGTAGEPPAKAAKTGKQYACSQCSYSADKKVSLNRHMRMHQSSPATSSVNGDDGSLPSRHHTQQQQQQQQQQQQQQQQQQQQLLQAQCVAVAAAAVLRLHQPQQQSQTPVPAQVDRYCSDCDIRFSSTKTYRAHKQHYCSSRHREGQQSNNSTPKPSATQKSGSQSPPEVPKTPPVASSQQPFLALPTNPIIVIPYSLIRGASVIPGLLSSLAPGISNPESACFIFQNGTLQPIAMSLASQVQTQSNATGTIIPGLEGPISGSPHPATQHQQQQQQQQLQQPQQRSASSGGNQRPQSRDTTPNASNENSSHSVAGGAAASSTGEVLKAINKRDNSANRDGTGLTSTPLDLSVRRFSPHSAMATLRERSLSLSSAISGDQRIDYDSLMEGKENLSVSGDSITPEQIVCAPSLPGSPPLTPSPKRRSNSPRAAGPMASSAAMAAAAVANQQSAAAAVAALAGPGAGSGGGLSISPLTLQQQLMRPLLPADIALRLSAVGDPGVNLNLNLLPSAHPLLTKQGVELALRLSSGTPNATNAIDAAIGKGSLQPQMSPLLNSISPTGTGPGAAGAGASANVGASVLGSSAPQIFVKQGDSKCKECNIVFCKYENYLAHKKHYCSARNQDQDGGEGATKVSPPISPQAGGHGAAAGISPSTGGAAVGPGSRVPGSVSNQPPYHQLICAACGIKFTSLDNLTAHQMYYCPKRIDINLPVSAASATIAPAPAPHKERCSKCKSMHEPGQPCTVAGHGAYKCPLCEVISPNSTEARRHMDTHGGVKAFRCTICRYKGNTLRGMRTHIRMHFDKKTNEFNEENYITCILEEDGIEIPPAGGQNAAAVAAAAAALASSNHTFLAQEAAAVGGVTADGSRTSPPSAGNGGPGIRHHCELCSYSTSDRGHMAKHIKQAHGGARRSLGVNSSDGALLYNGMVETRPPIASTPGPVSGNSHIKMEPVDDHEAAASSTVDDQDTVDINVDVIMEEPRVPTIKTEAMDPHMPLLNSPLASPAPPSPASQNLKPKSQNQTEPMEPMSSPPGRTVAKTPSPPSMEVGNAVRDLQQHPMLPGPKYCDTCDITFNYTKTFIAHKNFYCKALTSGATGAGAGPGGMIAGGATVSGGGIRRSASASPNRAATAGGATSPVVTVAVNRATETSV; translated from the exons GGGACGATGAGGATGCGgcagatgagcagcagcagcagcaacagcagcagcaagaaggacAACAACATACAGTAGCGGATGCAGAAAACGGTAGCTCAACGGCTCAAGATGCAGTAGTCGGTAATGGCGacagtggcagtagtagtagtaatagtagtagtagtagcagtagtagcagtagcagcagcaacagcactcgCAGCacgcccaacaacagcaatacagtggtgaacaacaacagcagtcgGTGTAGTAGCAGGAGTAGCGCCAGTGGATGCGCTGgaatgaacggaacggatgctgTCAGTGGGTCCGCTGACCGTGCAACactcgaggaagaggaggaccaAGAGGAGGAAGGACAAATGAGTCCAACACCATCCCTAGTAgccactggtggtggcggtggcggtggtgaccaGGAAGCACACAGTGCGCGTATCCCCGGAAGACCGGCATCCGATGGTGACCGAGACGAAGAGGAAAGGGACTtagaagaggaggaagtggGCCGCAGAACGCCCTTCAATCCAACGTTGCGTGAGATCAAGCTCGAGCCAAACATCGACTTGACCGCACCGGATGTCGATCCGGTGGCCATCCTCGGTAGCGACTTGAGCAAGTCGTCCATCACCCGGGACACAACCCGTCCTTCGACGGCCAACTCGAACGCTTCGTCCGATGCTGCGACACCGTCGCCGACCCCAATACCGATGCTGCGGCTTAACGTGGCGCTCGCCTCGGATCCGGCCACCAATCCGGACGCCAAGGATCTCAAGGTGAACATGAATGAGGTGGAAGCGGTGGCCGCCGAGTacgcacaacagcaacaacaacagcagcagcagcaattagCACTAAACATGGCGattggaccaccaccagccctaCAGTCAGCGCTGGTAGCGGCAGCTGCGGCAGCGACAGCATCGCGAAAAGCGGCTACCGTTGCCGGGGCTGGTGGTATGAAAGGACCAGAAGTGATCACCGGTCCGCTGGCGATGGCACCAGTCGAGCTACCGCCCCGGTTGCCCATGTTCGTCTGTGGACCCTGTGGTATCCGCTTTTCGTCCGCTTCGACGCTGGAAGCGCACCAAACCTACTATTGCTCCCATCGGAAGGAAACGGATgaggccggtggtgccggaggTTCTGGCGGTGGATCGAACAGTGGTACCGCAAGCGCAAGCACGGGTGGAAGTGGTGCTGGTACCGGCGGTGGTACGAAGAATGCTCATCCCGGCGGAGACGGAACGGCCGGTGAACCACCGGCGAAGGCCGCCAAAACCGGTAAACAGTACGCCTGCTCCCAGTGCTCGTACAGTGCCGATAAGAAGGTTTCGTTGAACCGCCATATGCGAATGCATCAATCATCGCCGGCCACCTCCTCGGTCAATGGGGACGATGGGTCGCTTCCTAGTCGCCATCacactcaacagcagcagcagcagcaacagcagcaacagcaacagcagcaacagcagcaacaacaactgttACAAGCACAATGTGTCGCAGTAGCGGCTGCCGCCGTACTCCGGTTacatcaaccacaacaacaatcgcaAACCCCGGTACCGGCGCAGGTCGATCGGTATTGTTCCGATTGTGACATCCGGTTCTCGAGCACGAAAACCTATCGAGCGCATAAGCAACACTACTGTAGTTCCCGGCATCGTGAAGG GCAACAGTCCAACAACTCGACACCGAAACCCTCGGCAACACAGAAATCGGGTTCCCAGAGCCCACCAGAGGTGCCGAAGACACCACCGGTTGCGTCTTCGCAGCAACCCTTTCTGGCGCTGCCCACCAATCCGATCATCGTGATACCTTACTCATTGATCCGGGGTGCTAGCGTGATACCGGGGCTACT CTCGTCACTGGCACCGGGCATCAGCAATCCCGAGTCTGCTTGTTTTATCTTCCAAAATGGAACCCTGCAACCGATCGCGATGTCGCTGGCATCGCAAGTACAGACCCAATCGAATGCGACCGGTACGATCATTCCCGGACTCGAAGGACCGATCAGTGGATCACCACATccagcaacacaacaccagcaacagcaacagcagcagcagctgcagcaaccacaacaaaggTCCGCCTCAAGTGGTGGCAATCAACGACCGCAGTCCCGCGATACCACACCGAATGCTTCGAACGAAAACAGCTCGCATAGTGTGGCCGGCGGTGCAGCAGCCTCTTCAACGGGTGAAGTACTCAAGGCTATCAACAAGCGGGACAATTCGGCCAACAG GGATGGTACGGGATTGACTTCCACTCCGCTGGATCTATCGGTGAGGCGGTTCTCACCTCACAGTGCCATGGCGACCCTCCGCGAAcgttcgctctcactctcgtcGGCCATCTCTGGTGACCAGCGGATCGATTACGACAGCCtaatggaagggaaggagaacCTGTCCGTCAGTGGTGATTCGATTACGCCAGAACAGATCGTCTGTGCACCGTCGTTGCCCGGTAGTCCACCGCTAACGCCCTCACCGAAGCGTCGCTCCAATAGCCCACGAGCCGCCGGTCCGATGGCATCGAGTGCAGCGATGGCAGCTGCAGCGGTCGCTAATCAACAatcggccgcagcagcagtagcagcacttgCTGGACCAGGCgctggcagcggtggtggacTATCCATCTCACCACTaacactccagcagcagctaatgcGACCACTACTACCGGCCGATATCGCGCTTCGCCTCTCAGCCGTCGGAGATCCTGGCGTAAATCTAAATCTGAATCTGCTGCCCAGCGCGCATCCACTGCTGACGAAGCAGGGAGTCGAGTTGGCACTGCGGCTCTCGTCCGGCACGCCCAACGCCACGAATGCAATCGATGCAGCGATCGGTAAGGGATCGCTGCAACCACAGATGTCCCCACTGCTGAACAGCATCTCTCCGACGGGCactggtcctggtgctgcaggtgctggAGCTTCTGCAAACGTTGGAGCATCCGTATTGGGCTCATCAGCACCGCAGATCTTTGTCAAACAGGGTGACTCCAAGTGCAAGGAGTGCAACATCGTATTCTGTAAATACGAGAACTATCTCGCACACAAGAAGCATTACTGTTCCGCCCGGAATCAGGATCAAgacggtggtgaaggtgcGACCAAGGTTAGCCCACCAATCTCACCACAGGCTGGCGGacatggtgcagcagcagggatcAGTCCATCGACTGGGGGAGCAGCAGTAGGTCCGGGATCGAGAGTTCCCGGCAGTGTCAGCAATCAACCACCATATCATCAGCTAATCTGTGCCGCCTGTGGCATCAAGTTCACCTCGCTCGATAACCTTACCGCCCATCAGATGTACTATTGTCCGAAGCGGATCGACATCAATTTGCCTGTG AGTGCTGCATCAGCAACGAtcgctccggcaccggcaccacacaAGGAGCGGTGCTCCAAATGTAAAAGCATGCATGAACCCGGCCAACCCTGCACGGTCGCTGGACACGGAGCGTACAAGTGTCCCCTGTGTGAGGTTATTAGTCCGAACTCGACCGAAGCCCGCCGTCATATGGATACACACGGTGGTGTGAAAGCGTTCCGATGCACCATCTGTCGGTACAAGGGCAATACATTACG TGGtatgcgcacacacattcggaTGCATTTCGATAAGAAAACGAACGAGTTCAATGAGGAGAACTACATCACCTGTATCCTGGAGGAGGATGGTATCGAGATTCCGCCGGCCGGGGGTCAGAATGCCGCAGCAGTTGCCGCAGCGGCTGCAGCCCTGGCCTCATCAAACCATACGTTTCTTGCTCAGGAGGCTGCGGCCGTTGGCGGTGTAACAGCAGATGGCTCAAGAACTTCACCACCTTCGGCTGGTAATGGTGGCCCTGGGATCAGGCATCACTGTGAGCTGTGCTCGTACTCTACGAGCGACCGAGGACACATG GCCAAACATATCAAACAAGCTCACGGTGGTGCGAGACGTTCCCTCGGAGTGAATTCCAGTGACGGAGCTCTGCTGTACAATGGGATGGTGGAGACGAGGCCACCGATCGCCAGCACACCTGGGCCGGTTTCGGGCAATAG TCACATCAAAATGGAACCAGTTGATGATCATGAGGCAGCAGCAAGCTCCACTGTCGACGACCAGGACACGGTCGATATCAACGTCGATGTCATCATGGAGGAACCGAGGGTACCGACCATCAAGACCGAGGCCATGGATCCTCACATGCCATTGCTCAACTCCCCGCTAGCatccccagcaccaccatcacctgctTCTCAGAATCTGAAACCGAAATctcaaaaccaaaccgaaccgatggaACCGATGTCATCACCACCGGGTAGAACGGTCGCAAAGACTCCGTCACCACCGTCGATGGAAGTGGGCAATGCGGTTAGGGACCTGCAACAACACCCGATGCTACCTGGCCCAAAGTACTGCGACACATGTGACATTACCTTCAACTATACCAAAACCTTTATCGCGCACAAGAATTTCTACTGTAAGGCACTCACTAGcggtgccaccggtgctggtgctggccccGGAGGGATGATTGCTGGCGGAGCTACAGTGAGCGGTGGTGGCATCCGTCGAAGCGCATCGGCATCACCTAATCGGGCGGCGACTGCTGGTGGCGCAACGAGTCCTGTTGTAACGGTAGCCGTGAATCGTGCAACGGAAACCTCcgtttag